One Camelina sativa cultivar DH55 chromosome 3, Cs, whole genome shotgun sequence genomic window carries:
- the LOC104778851 gene encoding paired amphipathic helix protein Sin3-like 5, with translation MAGRSVTPKPTNVDAISYVRSVREAFHDEPAKYREFIMLMKDYNRGVGLNSVIAKVEELLKDHRNLLLGFSIFLPDGATITIPPEADKARSTPSTPIKEDLDSYLTAVKEAFHDDPRKYDVFSKVLCYIIQHGLLSISGGGIESLEHLLKDHQNLLLRLNNFIPAETQRILHQRAESDDNKRKRIAGFIGKLKARFQGDGRSVYESFTEILKMYQEGNKSGNEFYKEFFELVQGHEDLAMDFSEIFKSFKRSTDPSGSNSARDS, from the exons ATGGCTGGAAGAAGCGTAACACCCAAGCCAACTAATGTTGATGCGATTTCATACGTAAGGTCTGTGAGGGAAGCATTCCATGATGAACCTGCAAAATATCGAGAGTTTATCATGCTCATGAAGGATTATAATCGTGG AGTTGGTCTCAATAGTGTCATTGCAAAGGTGGAGGAACTCCTTAAAGATCACCGGAATCTGCTTCTTGGTTTCAGTATCTTCCTTCCAGATGGGGCTACGATAACCATCCCTCCCGAGGCTGACAAAGCAAGAAGCACACCATCGACGCCAATTAAGGAAGATTTGGATTCATACCTTACTGCTGTGAAGGAAGCATTTCATGATGACCCTAGAAAATATGACGTGTTTTCCAAGGTCCTCTGTTATATTATACAACATGG ACTACTCAGTATTTCTGGTGGTGGCATTGAAAGCTTGGAGCACCTCCTGAAAGATCACCAGAATCTGCTTCTTCGTTTAAATAACTTCATTCCAGCTGAGACTCAGAGAATCCTCCATCAGCGGGCTGAATCTGAtgataacaaaagaaaacgtaTAGCGGGTTTTATTGGCAAGCTTAAG GCTAGGTTTCAGGGGGATGGTCGTAGTGTATATGAGTCATTTACCGAGATACTGAAAATGTACCAAGAAGGAAACAAGTCCGGAAATGAGTTTTACAAGGAG TTCTTTGAACTTGTTCAGGGTCATGAAGATTTAGCCATGGACTTTTCAGAGATTTTCAAGAGTTTCAAGAGATCCACTGATCCATCAGGGTCAAACTCTGCTAGAGACAGCTGA
- the LOC104776549 gene encoding paired amphipathic helix protein Sin3-like 3, producing the protein MTELIKGNPKQPRDSRVLLPKSEITIPPKAESDDAKTKRDDAEIHGNNLNTKILILAMREKIYEGNKSVKKVLHPRLLMDSSLPEANMVGKSVPQLEETMDNALSYIYSVKEAFHDEPARYAEFLKILDASRARRDDDDSVIARMKELMKDHPELLLGLSAYLPAAKPTTPHKDNRTTPPEASRTTPLKIKIAIPRMASRTITSESEKPTNSDELNFMDKLKTRFQRIDTHVVESFPFIMKMYEEGKKSVKEVHEEVYDLLYYHEDVIEDFSRIFPKHGYFQNQKLQ; encoded by the exons ATGACTGAACTCATTAAAGGGAACCCTAAGCAACCTCGTGATTCGAGAGTCTTGTTGCCCAAGTCTGAAATTACCATCCCTCCCAAGGCTGAGTCTGATGATGCCAAAACGAAACGTGATGATGCAGAGATTCATGGGAACAACCTTAAT ACAAAAATTCTCATCCTCGCGATGAGGGAAAAGATTTATGAAGGAAACAAGTCAGTAAAGAAGGTGCTGCACCCAAGGCTGCTGATGGATTCATCCCTTCCTGAGGCTAACATGGTTGGGAAGAGTGTACCACAACTAGAGGAAACTATGGATAATGCACTTTCATACATCTATTCTGTGAAGGAAGCGTTTCATGATGAACCTGCAAGATATGCTGAGTTTCTCAAGATCTTGGATGCTTCTAGAGCTCGAAG agatgatgatgatagtgtcATTGCAAGGATGAAGGAACTCATGAAAGATCATCCGGAACTGCTTCTTGGTTTAAGTGCCTACCTGCCTGCGGCTAAACCAACAACTCCTCATAAGGATAACAGAACCACCCCTCCTGAGGCTAGTAGAACCACCCCTCTGAAGATTAAGATAGCAATTCCACGAATGGCTAGCAGAACCATCACTTCTGAGTCTGAGAAACCTACAAACTCTGATGAACTGAATTTTATGGACAAGCTTAAG ACAAGGTTTCAGAGAATTGATACTCATGTAGTTGAGTCGTTTCCATTTATAATGAAAATGTATGAGGAAGGAAAGAAATCAGTAAAGGAGGTGCACGAAGAG GTCTATGATCTTCTCTATTACCATGAAGATGTGATTGAGGACTTCTCCAGAATCTTTCCTAAACACGGAtactttcaaaatcaaaagcttCAGTAG
- the LOC104778849 gene encoding paired amphipathic helix protein Sin3-like 4 translates to MFGRSVSPEPTMYDVVTYINSVKDAFHDEPAKYDGFLKLFIDVRVLRVYVPNDIARMKELIKDHQNLLLRLNVFLPAEAQITIPPEAEAQITIPSEADHKAGSVPQKPIKEDLVSYLTAVKEAFHDDPPTYDVFYKLIYNIRHHRVLDIASAIGRVDELLQDHQDLLLRLNDFLSAEAQRILHLKIEKGAASDDNKRKRVASFLSKLKARFQWDDRHVYESFLEILNMYQEGNKSIVKMYQEIVSLVQDHEDLVMEFADILS, encoded by the exons ATGTTTGGAAGAAGCGTATCACCGGAGCCAACTATGTATGATGTGGTTACATACATCAATTCTGTGAAAGATGCATTCCATGATGAACCTGCAAAGTATGACGGGTTTTTAAAGCTCTTCATTGATGTTCGCGTCCTTAG GGTTTATGTCCCTAATGACATTGCTAGAATGAAGGAACTCATCAAAGATCATCAGAATCTGCTTCTTCGTTTAAATGTCTTCCTTCCAGCTGAGGCTCAGATAACAATCCCTCCGGAGGCTGAGGCTCAGATAACCATCCCTTCGGAGGCTGATCACAAAGCAGGAAGCGTGCCACAGAAGCCAATTAAGGAAGATTTGGTTTCATACCTTACTGCTGTGAAGGAAGCATTTCATGATGACCCTCCAACATATGACGTGTTTTACAAGCTCATTTATAATATTAGACATCATAG AGTACTTGATATTGCTAGTGCCATTGGAAGGGTGGACGAACTCCTGCAAGATCACCAGGATCTGCTGCTTCGTTTAAATGACTTCCTTTCAGCTGAGGCTCAGAGAATCCTTCATCTCAAGATTGAGAAAGGGGCTGCATCTGATGATAACAAAAGGAAACGTGTAGCGAGTTTTCTTAGCAAGCTTAAG GCAAGGTTTCAGTGGGATGATCGCCATGTATATGAGTCATTTCTCGAGATACTGAACATGTACCAAGAAGGAAACAAGTCCATAGTTAAGATGTACCAGGAG ATCGTTTCACTTGTTCAGGATCATGAAGATCTAGTCATGGAGTTTGCAGACATTTTAAGTTGA